One Archocentrus centrarchus isolate MPI-CPG fArcCen1 chromosome 14, fArcCen1, whole genome shotgun sequence DNA window includes the following coding sequences:
- the msna gene encoding moesin a isoform X1 — MPKTISVRVTTMDAELEFAIQPNTTGKQLFDQVVKTIGLREVWYFGLQYQDTKGFSTWLKLNKKVTAQDVRKESPLLFKFRAKFFPEDVSEELIQDATQRLFFLQVKEGILNDDIYCPPETAVLLASYAVQAKYADYNKEVHKLGYLSGEHLLPQRVLDQHKLNKEQWEERIQVWHEEHKSMMREESMMEYLKIAQDLEMYGVNYFNIKNKKGTELWLGVDALGLNIYEQNDKMTPKIGFPWSEIRNISFNDKKFVIKPIDKKAPDFVFYAPRLRINKRILALCMGNHELYMRRRKPDTIEVQQMKAQAREEKNLKKMERALLENEKKKRELAEKEKEKIEKEKEELMERLKQIEEQTRKAQQELEEQTQKALELEQERKRAQEEAERLESDLKSAEDAKMALLQQSENQMKNQEHLATELADLTSKISLLEDAKKKKEEEAIQWQEKATMVQEDLEKTKEELKNKVMVPQEPLNAENEHDENDESSAEASAELTAAAAYKDRSEEERMTEAEKNERLQKHLLALSSELANARDETKKTVNDIIHAENMRAGRDKYKTLRQIRSGNTKQRIDEFECM, encoded by the exons atgcCGAAAACG ATTAGTGTAAGAGTCACCACAATGGATGCTGAACTGGAGTTCGCCATCCAGCCCAATACAACAGGAAAGCAGCTCTTTGACCAG GTTGTGAAAACCATTGGTCTGCGAGAGGTTTGGTACTTTGGACTCCAGTACCAGGACACAAAGGGTTTCTCAACTTGGCTGAAGCTCAATAAGAAG GTAACAGCCCAGGATGTGAGGAAGGAAAGCCCACTGCTCTTTAAGTTCCGGGCCAAGTTCTTCCCTGAGGATGTCTCAGAGGAGTTAATCCAGGATGCCACACAGCGGCTGTTCTTCCTGCAGGTGAAGGAGGGAATCTTGAATGATGACATCTACTGCCCTCCAGAAACAGCAGTCCTCCTGGCCTCCTATGCGGTGCAGGCCAAATATGCCGACTACAACAAGGAAGTCCACAAACTGGGCTATTTGAGCGGTGAACACCTGCTCCCTCAAAG AGTTCTGGATCAGCACAAACTCAACAAGGAACAGTGGGAAGAGAGGATTCAAGTGTGGCATGAAGAACACAAGAGCATGATGAG GGAGGAATCCATGATGGAGTATCTGAAAATTGCTCAAGACCTCGAGATGTATGGAGTCAATTACTTCAACATCAAAAATAAGAAGGGAACAGAGCTGTGGTTGGGAGTGGATGCTTTGGGTCTGAACATTTATGAACAAAATGACAA AATGACGCCCAAAATTGGATTTCCATGGAGTGAAATAAGAAACATTTCCTTCAATGACAAGAAGTTTGTCATCAAGCCAATTGACAAGAAGGCGCCT GACTTTGTATTCTATGCTCCAAGGCTGCGCATCAACAAGCGTATTCTGGCTCTGTGCATGGGCAACCATGAACTGTATATGCGCCGCCGCAAGCCTGACACCATTGAAGTGCAGCAGATGAAGGCGCAGGCTCGGGAGGAGAAGAATCTCAAGAAGATGGAGAG AGctctgttggaaaatgaaaagaagaaaagagaacttgcagagaaggagaaggaaaagattgaaaaggagaaggaggaaTTAATGGAGAGATTAAAGCAGATTGAGGAGCAGACGAGAAAAGCCCAACAGG agcTGGAGGAGCAAACGCAGAAGGCTCTGGAGTTGGAGCAGGAAAGGAAGCGTGCTCAGGAGGAGGCTGAACGCCTGGAGAGTGATCTTAAGAGTGCCGAGGACGCCAAGATGGCGCTGCTGCAGCAGTCAGAGAACCAGATGAAGAACCAAGAGCACCTG GCCACAGAGTTGGCTGACCTGACCTCAAAGATTTCCCTGCTGGaggatgccaagaagaagaaggaagaagaagcaATCCAGTGGCAGGAGAAG GCTACCATGGTGCAGGAGGACCTGGAAAAGACCAAAGAAGAGCTTAAAAACAAAGTGATGGTACCTCAGGAGCCCCTAAATGCAGAGAACGAGCATGACGAGAATGACGAGAGCAGCGCCGAAGCCAGTGCCGAGTTGACGGCCGCTGCAGCATATAAGGACCGCAGTGAAGAGGAGCGAATGACTGAAGCTGAGAAGAACGAACGCTTGCAGAAACATCTACTT GCTCTAAGCTCGGAGCTGGCCAACGCCCGGGATGAGACCAAGAAAACGGTGAATGACATCATTCACGCAGAGAACATGCGAGCCGGACGAGACAAGTACAAGACCCTCAGGCAGATCCGGTCCGGAAACACCAAACAGCGTATTGATGAGTTTGAATGTATGTGA
- the msna gene encoding moesin a isoform X2, translated as MLNWSSPSSPIQQESSSLTRVLDQHKLNKEQWEERIQVWHEEHKSMMREESMMEYLKIAQDLEMYGVNYFNIKNKKGTELWLGVDALGLNIYEQNDKMTPKIGFPWSEIRNISFNDKKFVIKPIDKKAPDFVFYAPRLRINKRILALCMGNHELYMRRRKPDTIEVQQMKAQAREEKNLKKMERALLENEKKKRELAEKEKEKIEKEKEELMERLKQIEEQTRKAQQELEEQTQKALELEQERKRAQEEAERLESDLKSAEDAKMALLQQSENQMKNQEHLATELADLTSKISLLEDAKKKKEEEAIQWQEKATMVQEDLEKTKEELKNKVMVPQEPLNAENEHDENDESSAEASAELTAAAAYKDRSEEERMTEAEKNERLQKHLLALSSELANARDETKKTVNDIIHAENMRAGRDKYKTLRQIRSGNTKQRIDEFECM; from the exons ATGCTGAACTGGAGTTCGCCATCCAGCCCAATACAACAGGAAAGCAGCTCTTTGACCAG AGTTCTGGATCAGCACAAACTCAACAAGGAACAGTGGGAAGAGAGGATTCAAGTGTGGCATGAAGAACACAAGAGCATGATGAG GGAGGAATCCATGATGGAGTATCTGAAAATTGCTCAAGACCTCGAGATGTATGGAGTCAATTACTTCAACATCAAAAATAAGAAGGGAACAGAGCTGTGGTTGGGAGTGGATGCTTTGGGTCTGAACATTTATGAACAAAATGACAA AATGACGCCCAAAATTGGATTTCCATGGAGTGAAATAAGAAACATTTCCTTCAATGACAAGAAGTTTGTCATCAAGCCAATTGACAAGAAGGCGCCT GACTTTGTATTCTATGCTCCAAGGCTGCGCATCAACAAGCGTATTCTGGCTCTGTGCATGGGCAACCATGAACTGTATATGCGCCGCCGCAAGCCTGACACCATTGAAGTGCAGCAGATGAAGGCGCAGGCTCGGGAGGAGAAGAATCTCAAGAAGATGGAGAG AGctctgttggaaaatgaaaagaagaaaagagaacttgcagagaaggagaaggaaaagattgaaaaggagaaggaggaaTTAATGGAGAGATTAAAGCAGATTGAGGAGCAGACGAGAAAAGCCCAACAGG agcTGGAGGAGCAAACGCAGAAGGCTCTGGAGTTGGAGCAGGAAAGGAAGCGTGCTCAGGAGGAGGCTGAACGCCTGGAGAGTGATCTTAAGAGTGCCGAGGACGCCAAGATGGCGCTGCTGCAGCAGTCAGAGAACCAGATGAAGAACCAAGAGCACCTG GCCACAGAGTTGGCTGACCTGACCTCAAAGATTTCCCTGCTGGaggatgccaagaagaagaaggaagaagaagcaATCCAGTGGCAGGAGAAG GCTACCATGGTGCAGGAGGACCTGGAAAAGACCAAAGAAGAGCTTAAAAACAAAGTGATGGTACCTCAGGAGCCCCTAAATGCAGAGAACGAGCATGACGAGAATGACGAGAGCAGCGCCGAAGCCAGTGCCGAGTTGACGGCCGCTGCAGCATATAAGGACCGCAGTGAAGAGGAGCGAATGACTGAAGCTGAGAAGAACGAACGCTTGCAGAAACATCTACTT GCTCTAAGCTCGGAGCTGGCCAACGCCCGGGATGAGACCAAGAAAACGGTGAATGACATCATTCACGCAGAGAACATGCGAGCCGGACGAGACAAGTACAAGACCCTCAGGCAGATCCGGTCCGGAAACACCAAACAGCGTATTGATGAGTTTGAATGTATGTGA
- the zc3h12b gene encoding probable ribonuclease ZC3H12B, whose protein sequence is MTAWSMVEKLKMEKRPCREENIDSSEAQHATDESEDGSSSESESEEQQHQRVQVNNSSCKKREPLAVTKPHRQLCRSPCLDRPSFSQSSTVQDFREDETSIVPGAKPASEREYQTKMEFALKLGYSGEQVETVLNKLGSAALINDVLAELVRLGNKAEPENQPCSSSTATSISRSPCVKETVSPEVSVEEESVDSFDNLRPIVIDGSNVAMSHGNKEVFSCRGIQLAVEWFLEKGHKDITVFVPAWRKEQSRPDALITDQEILRKLEKEKILVFTPSRRVQGRRVVCYDDRFIVKLAYDSDGIIVSNDNYRDLQNEKPEWKKFIEERLLMYSFVNDKFMPPDDPLGRHGPSLENFLRKRPVVPEHKKQPCPYGKKCTYGHKCKYYHPERVNQPQRSVADELRAFAKLSAVKTMSEGALAKCGTGPATVKGDSNSEAKRVAPKRQSDPSIRSVACEPPEALSIVRKSETNSVPSLVSALSVPTMQPAKSHAAGALNTRSASSPVPGSLQFAHSSLEHMSSVQYPPILVTNSHGASVTYSEQFPKYDSVSDHGYYSLHSDFSNMSMSSMHNVDSFCSMEHEHVYQRNPTHCPESCLSHSNSDSFSSYGDLYPSSVDSSLEESMKGQQQSPAQTRMQAFSHGFRHEALTRVQSYGPEEPKQGPRKQAGSHLAPHIQHAAVGARSSCPGDYPLTQNVLPPLSSQPTRSLGMTRMDSISDSRLYDSNPMRQRRPPLCREQHASWDPLPCGNESYEYHSYPLSNSLMPCCERVMVRSMPDKMEQIWNSPWEAPSGAEHQERYVIPDHQYQTYRNLCNIFPAYIVHAVMEKNPHLTDPQQLAAVIVTKLRSCH, encoded by the exons ATGACAGCATGGTCCATGGTGGAGAAGCTCAAAATGGAAAAACGCCCATGCAGGGAGGAGAACATTGACTCAAGCGAGGCGCAGCATGCCACTGACGAGTCTGAGGATGGAAGTAGCTCAGAGAGCGAATCAGAAGAGCAGCAACACCAGAGGGTTCAGgtgaacaacagcagctgtaagaAAAGGGAGCCACTGGCTGTAACAAAACCCCACCGACAGCTCTGTCGCTCCCCATGCCTCGATCGGCCCAGTTTTTCCCAGAGTAGCACTGTGCAAGACTTTCGTGAGGATGAGACCAGCATAGTACCAGGGGCCAAGCCCGCCAGTGAGAGAGAGTACCAGACGAAGATGGAATTTGCTTTGAAGTTGGGCTATTCGGGGGAACAGGTTGAAACTGTGCTCAACAAGTTAGGGTCTGCTGCGCTTATTAACGATGTTCTTGCTGAGTTAGTACGGCTTGGAAACAAAGCAGAACCTGAAAACCAACCTTGCAGCAGCAGTACAGCCACATCAATATCACGCTCCCCCTGTGTTAAAGAGACTGTTAGTCCTGAAGTGTCTGTGGAAGAGGAATCTGTGGATAGCTTTGATAACCTCAGGCCAATTGTCATTGATGGCTCAAATGTGGCAATGAG CCATGGAAACAAAGAGGTGTTCTCTTGCCGTGGCATACAACTTGCTGTTGAATGGTTTCTGGAGAAAGGACACAAAGACATCACTGTGTTTGTCCCAGCCTGGAGGAAGGAGCAGTCAAGACCCGACGCCCTCATCACAG ATCAAGAAATCTTACGCAagctggagaaagagaagaTCCTGGTTTTCACCCCGTCTCGGAGGGTTCAAGGCAGGAGAGTGGTGTGCTATGATGATCGCTTCATAGTGAAGCTGGCTTATGATTCTGATGGAATTATTGTGTCAAATGACAACTACAGAGACTTGCAAAATGAGAAGCCAGAGTGGAAGAAATTTATAGAGGAGCGTCTCCTAATGTACTCATTTGTCAATGACAA atttatGCCACCTGATGATCCATTGGGCAGACATGGACCAAGCTTAGAAAATTTCCTGCGCAAGCGGCCTGTTGTTCCAGAGCACAAAAAACAACCATGCCCCTATG GGAAAAAATGCACATATGGACATAAGTGCAAGTACTATCACCCAGAACGTGTCAACCAGCCACAGCGGTCCGTGGCTGATGAACTACGGGCCTTTGCCAAATTGTCTGCGGTGAAAACAATGAGTGAAGGGGCTTTAGCTAAATGTGGTACTGGTCCAGCAACTGTAAAGGGAGACAGCAACTCTGAGGCCAAACGCGTGGCACCCAAACGTCAGTCTGACCCCAGCATTCGTTCAGTGGCCTGTGAACCTCCAGAGGCACTGTCCATTGTTAGGAAGTCTGAGACAAATTCAGTGCCTTCCCTTGTGTCTGCTCTCAGTGTGCCCACAATGCAACCAGCCAAGAGCCACGCAGCTGGGGCCTTGAACACACGATCAGCCAGCAGCCCAGTGCCAGGTTCTTTGCAGTTTGCTCACAGTTCTCTGGAGCACATGTCTAGTGTACAGTACCCTCCTATTTTAGTTACTAATAGTCATGGCGCCTCTGTAACATATAGTGAACAGTTCCCAAAATATGACTCGGTTAGTGACCATGGCTATTATTCACTGCACAGTGATTTTTCAAATATGAGCATGAGCAGCATGCATAATGTTGACAGTTTCTGTAGCATGGAGCACGAGCATGTGTATCAGAGAAATCCCACTCACTGCCCTGAATCCTGCCTCAGCCATTCAAACAGTGACTCGTTCTCTTCTTATGGGGACCTGTACCCAAGCTCTGTGGACAGTAGCTTAGAGGAGAGCATGAAGGGGCAACAGCAGTCTCCCGCACAGACTAGGATGCAAGCTTTCTCCCATGGGTTTCGTCACGAAGCGCTGACTAGAGTACAGAGTTACGGACCAGAGGAGCCCAAGCAAGGCCCACGTAAGCAGGCTGGGTCTCATCTAGCACCGCATATCCAGCATGCTGCAGTGGGAGCCAGGTCCAGCTGTCCTGGAGACTATCCCCTAACTCAGAATGTTCTCCCACCTTTGTCCTCACAACCCACACGTTCTCTAGGTATGACTCGTATGGACAGCATATCGGATTCAAGGCTCTATGATAGCAATCCAATGAGACAGAGGCGACCTCCACTGTGCCGTGAGCAGCATGCAAGCTGGGACCCTCTGCCTTGTGGTAATGAGTCCTATGAATATCATTCATATCCACTGAGTAACAGCTTGATGCCATGTTGTGAGCGGGTGATGGTCCGCAGCATGCCAGATAAAATGGAACAAATCTGGAACTCACCATGGGAGGCCCCATCTGGAGCTGAACATCAAGAGCGGTATGTTATTCCAGACCACCAGTATCAGACATATAGGAACCTTTGTAACATCTTTCCTGCTTACATAGTCCACGCGGTGATGGAGAAGAACCCTCATTTAACAGACCCACAACAACTTGCTGCTGTCATTGTTACAAAACTGAGGTCATGCCACTGA